One window of the Micropterus dolomieu isolate WLL.071019.BEF.003 ecotype Adirondacks linkage group LG08, ASM2129224v1, whole genome shotgun sequence genome contains the following:
- the LOC123974582 gene encoding sodium- and chloride-dependent taurine transporter-like isoform X1 has protein sequence MKEIMAQKEKLQCLKDFHKDTLKPSPGKSPGTRPEDEAEGKAPQREKWASKLDFVLSVAGGFVGLGNVWRFPYLCYKNGGGAFLIPYFIFLFGGGLPVFFLEVALGQYTSEGGITCWAKLCPIFTGIGYASVVIVSLLNIYYIVILAWGLYYLFQCFQPELPWAKCKQPWNTEFCVEDTVRKNKTLWLAANITNFTSPVTEFWERNVLSISSGIEDIGPLKWDLALCLLAVWIICFFCIWKGVKSTGKVVYITATFPFVMLIVLLVRGVTLPGASEGIKFYLYPNLTRLQDPEVWIDAGTQIFFSYAICLGAMTSLGSYNKYKYNCYRDCLLLGGLNSGTSFVSGFAIFSVLGFMAQEQGVDIADVAESGPGLAFIAYPKAVSMMPLPTLWAILFFIMLLLLGLDSQFVEVEGQITSIVDLYPSVLRKGYRREIFIAVMCLMSYLLGLTMVTKGGMYVFQLFDYYAASGVCLLWVAFFECIAVAWVYGVDNFYDGLEDMIGYRPNPWMKWSWTIITPVLCMGCFVFSLVKYKPLTYNKVYEYPDWAIGLGWLLALSSMICIPMVMVIKILQSEGPLIERIKAVAAPAKSGVSSRPKEYNLKGSELTQPLDPNGNNGLIKPTHTIVETMM, from the exons ATGAAGGAAAT CATGGCACAAAAAGAGAAGCTCCAATGCCTGAAGGACTTCCACAAGGACACCTTGAAACCTTCGCCAGGGAAGAGCCCAGGTACACGGCCCGAGGACGAGGCTGAGGGCAAGGCTCCTCAGAGGGAGAAGTGGGCCAGCAAGCTTGACTTTGTCCTGTCTGTGGCTGGAGGCTTCGTTGGATTAGGAAACGTGTGGCGCTTTCCTTACCTTTGTTATAAAAACGGTGGCG GTGCGTTTCTCATCCCTTACTTCATCTTCCTGTTCGGGGGTGGCCTGCCCGTGTTCTTCCTGGAGGTTGCACTGGGCCAGTACACCTCTGAAGGAGGAATCACGTGCTGGGCCAAGCTCTGCCCCATCTTCACTG GTATTGGCTATGCTTCTGTCGTGATCGTATCTCTACTGAACATCTACTACATCGTGATCTTGGCCTGGGGACTCTATTACCTGTTTCAGTGCTTTCAGCCGGAGCTCCCCTGGGCAAAATGCAAGCAGCCCTGGAACACAGAATTCTGTGTAGAAGACACAGTCCGCAAGAACAAGACCCTATGGCTAGCAGCCAACATTACCAACTTTACCTCCCCTGTCACTGAGTTCTGGGA ACGCAATGTCCTGAGCATCTCCTCTGGGATCGAGGACATAGGTCCGCTGAAGTGGGACCTGGCCCTGTGTCTCTTAGCAGTGTGGATTATCTGCTTCTTCTGCATCTGGAAGGGAGTCAAGTCCACTGGGAAA GTGGTGTATATAACAGCAACTTTTCCATTTGTGATGCTGATTGTGCTGTTGGTGCGCGGAGTGACCCTGCCTGGGGCATCTGAAGGGATCAAATTTTACCTTTACCCTAACCTGACCCGCTTACAAGATCCAGAG GTGTGGATTGATGCAGGAACCCAGATTTTCTTCTCCTATGCCATTTGTCTGGGAGCCATGACATCACTGGGGAGctacaacaaatacaaatacaactgCTACAG GGACTGTTTGCTGCTGGGAGGCCTCAACAGCGGTACCAGTTTTGTGTCTGGCTTCGCAATATTTTCCGTCCTGGGCTTCATGGCACAAGAACAAGGGGTGGACATTGCCGATGTGGCAGAGTCAG GTCCCGGCTTGGCCTTCATTGCCTACCCTAAAGCTGTGTCTATGATGCCGCTGCCAACCCTCTGGGCcatcctcttcttcatcatGCTGCTGCTTCTTGGCCTCGACAGCCAG TTTGTTGAAGTGGAGGGACAAATCACCTCTATTGTGGATCTGTATCCGTCCGTTCTCAGGAAGGGTTACCGACGAGAGATCTTTATAGCTGTGATGTGTCTCATGAGCTATCTCCTGGGACTCACCATGGTAACGAAA gGTGGCATGTACGTGTTTCAGCTCTTTGACTACTATGCAGCCAGTGGTGTGTGCCTTTTGTGGGTTGCATTCTTTGAATGCATTGCTGTAGCCTGGGTGTATG GAGTTGATAATTTCTATGATGGACTTGAGGATATGATAGGCTACAGACCAAACCCATGGATGAAATGGAGCTGGACCATAATCACTCCTGTCCTCTGCATG GGCTGCTTTGTCTTCTCCCTGGTGAAGTACAAGCCCTTGACTTATAACAAAGTGTATGAGTACCCTGACTGGGCCATCGGCCTGGGCTGGCTTTTGGCCCTGTCCTCCATGATCTGCATTCCCATGGTGATGGTCATCAAGATCTTACAGTCTGAGGGACCCCTGATTGAG AGAATCAAGGCCGTGGCAGCCCCGGCGAAGTCAGGCGTAAGCTCTCGCCCGAAAGAGTACAACTTAAAGGGCAGCGAGCTGACACAGCCCCTGGACCCAAACGGGAACAATGGCTTGATCAAGCCCACCCACACCATTGTAGAAACAATGATGTGa
- the LOC123974582 gene encoding sodium- and chloride-dependent taurine transporter-like isoform X2 — translation MAQKEKLQCLKDFHKDTLKPSPGKSPGTRPEDEAEGKAPQREKWASKLDFVLSVAGGFVGLGNVWRFPYLCYKNGGGAFLIPYFIFLFGGGLPVFFLEVALGQYTSEGGITCWAKLCPIFTGIGYASVVIVSLLNIYYIVILAWGLYYLFQCFQPELPWAKCKQPWNTEFCVEDTVRKNKTLWLAANITNFTSPVTEFWERNVLSISSGIEDIGPLKWDLALCLLAVWIICFFCIWKGVKSTGKVVYITATFPFVMLIVLLVRGVTLPGASEGIKFYLYPNLTRLQDPEVWIDAGTQIFFSYAICLGAMTSLGSYNKYKYNCYRDCLLLGGLNSGTSFVSGFAIFSVLGFMAQEQGVDIADVAESGPGLAFIAYPKAVSMMPLPTLWAILFFIMLLLLGLDSQFVEVEGQITSIVDLYPSVLRKGYRREIFIAVMCLMSYLLGLTMVTKGGMYVFQLFDYYAASGVCLLWVAFFECIAVAWVYGVDNFYDGLEDMIGYRPNPWMKWSWTIITPVLCMGCFVFSLVKYKPLTYNKVYEYPDWAIGLGWLLALSSMICIPMVMVIKILQSEGPLIERIKAVAAPAKSGVSSRPKEYNLKGSELTQPLDPNGNNGLIKPTHTIVETMM, via the exons ATGGCACAAAAAGAGAAGCTCCAATGCCTGAAGGACTTCCACAAGGACACCTTGAAACCTTCGCCAGGGAAGAGCCCAGGTACACGGCCCGAGGACGAGGCTGAGGGCAAGGCTCCTCAGAGGGAGAAGTGGGCCAGCAAGCTTGACTTTGTCCTGTCTGTGGCTGGAGGCTTCGTTGGATTAGGAAACGTGTGGCGCTTTCCTTACCTTTGTTATAAAAACGGTGGCG GTGCGTTTCTCATCCCTTACTTCATCTTCCTGTTCGGGGGTGGCCTGCCCGTGTTCTTCCTGGAGGTTGCACTGGGCCAGTACACCTCTGAAGGAGGAATCACGTGCTGGGCCAAGCTCTGCCCCATCTTCACTG GTATTGGCTATGCTTCTGTCGTGATCGTATCTCTACTGAACATCTACTACATCGTGATCTTGGCCTGGGGACTCTATTACCTGTTTCAGTGCTTTCAGCCGGAGCTCCCCTGGGCAAAATGCAAGCAGCCCTGGAACACAGAATTCTGTGTAGAAGACACAGTCCGCAAGAACAAGACCCTATGGCTAGCAGCCAACATTACCAACTTTACCTCCCCTGTCACTGAGTTCTGGGA ACGCAATGTCCTGAGCATCTCCTCTGGGATCGAGGACATAGGTCCGCTGAAGTGGGACCTGGCCCTGTGTCTCTTAGCAGTGTGGATTATCTGCTTCTTCTGCATCTGGAAGGGAGTCAAGTCCACTGGGAAA GTGGTGTATATAACAGCAACTTTTCCATTTGTGATGCTGATTGTGCTGTTGGTGCGCGGAGTGACCCTGCCTGGGGCATCTGAAGGGATCAAATTTTACCTTTACCCTAACCTGACCCGCTTACAAGATCCAGAG GTGTGGATTGATGCAGGAACCCAGATTTTCTTCTCCTATGCCATTTGTCTGGGAGCCATGACATCACTGGGGAGctacaacaaatacaaatacaactgCTACAG GGACTGTTTGCTGCTGGGAGGCCTCAACAGCGGTACCAGTTTTGTGTCTGGCTTCGCAATATTTTCCGTCCTGGGCTTCATGGCACAAGAACAAGGGGTGGACATTGCCGATGTGGCAGAGTCAG GTCCCGGCTTGGCCTTCATTGCCTACCCTAAAGCTGTGTCTATGATGCCGCTGCCAACCCTCTGGGCcatcctcttcttcatcatGCTGCTGCTTCTTGGCCTCGACAGCCAG TTTGTTGAAGTGGAGGGACAAATCACCTCTATTGTGGATCTGTATCCGTCCGTTCTCAGGAAGGGTTACCGACGAGAGATCTTTATAGCTGTGATGTGTCTCATGAGCTATCTCCTGGGACTCACCATGGTAACGAAA gGTGGCATGTACGTGTTTCAGCTCTTTGACTACTATGCAGCCAGTGGTGTGTGCCTTTTGTGGGTTGCATTCTTTGAATGCATTGCTGTAGCCTGGGTGTATG GAGTTGATAATTTCTATGATGGACTTGAGGATATGATAGGCTACAGACCAAACCCATGGATGAAATGGAGCTGGACCATAATCACTCCTGTCCTCTGCATG GGCTGCTTTGTCTTCTCCCTGGTGAAGTACAAGCCCTTGACTTATAACAAAGTGTATGAGTACCCTGACTGGGCCATCGGCCTGGGCTGGCTTTTGGCCCTGTCCTCCATGATCTGCATTCCCATGGTGATGGTCATCAAGATCTTACAGTCTGAGGGACCCCTGATTGAG AGAATCAAGGCCGTGGCAGCCCCGGCGAAGTCAGGCGTAAGCTCTCGCCCGAAAGAGTACAACTTAAAGGGCAGCGAGCTGACACAGCCCCTGGACCCAAACGGGAACAATGGCTTGATCAAGCCCACCCACACCATTGTAGAAACAATGATGTGa